Proteins from a single region of Paenibacillus sp. BIHB 4019:
- a CDS encoding DinB family protein, with translation MNTLQSIKQFEPLKEQYERELELFTLEQLQQKPTEQEWSIGQVYVHLINSALYMQLSSAEQCLSGESSASGSPSDSTSEMKEMKERKNAIYAEGSLPPIRVHVDPFPGYTPIQPGSKEELIQGMAEVLRRLKELEPAVAQAPEHRTVPHPGFGEMNAKEWFLLVEMHFRHHLRQLERLKPFVASI, from the coding sequence ATAAATACGCTGCAATCTATAAAGCAATTTGAACCATTGAAGGAGCAATATGAACGGGAGCTGGAATTGTTCACGCTTGAGCAGCTCCAGCAAAAGCCAACTGAGCAAGAATGGTCGATCGGCCAAGTATATGTCCATCTAATCAACAGTGCGCTATATATGCAGCTTAGTTCTGCTGAGCAATGCTTGAGCGGGGAGTCGTCAGCTTCCGGTAGCCCTAGCGATTCAACTAGCGAAATGAAGGAAATGAAGGAAAGGAAAAACGCCATTTATGCCGAAGGCAGCTTGCCGCCAATTCGCGTTCACGTTGATCCTTTTCCAGGATATACACCCATTCAGCCTGGGAGCAAAGAAGAGCTGATCCAAGGAATGGCAGAGGTGCTGCGCCGTTTGAAGGAGCTGGAGCCAGCGGTTGCACAGGCACCTGAGCATCGGACGGTTCCGCATCCGGGTTTTGGCGAGATGAACGCTAAGGAATGGTTTTTGCTCGTAGAAATGCATTTCCGCCATCATCTGCGCCAACTGGAGCGCTTGAAGCCTTTCGTGGCTTCGATTTAG
- a CDS encoding diguanylate cyclase, whose amino-acid sequence MSLSEVLVSLGAYLLPMLLFFYMGLDVLYRNPKKIEHQLVSLIIACYFIMFMEEYVRFLLPIEYSPALTALWFSNVGIAIPGIGVHFISKFSGMDKRLPRWIYPYIFYIPLLIIPFNILSNQKYISSQEFVQVGIWKYPVYNFPYFAAMTGSILIAIVYLVFLLLGQARVRASQDHEREPIYRLMIAGTIITMLWVGFFGYFQFENTLPPYSYLYGGLVWCFMLRLAMQRFEFLNSNKQRYERLFNLNPAAILLVESSGTIKEANPSAKQLFDHLQLEHAGLDALASAELKKRLRNQLEIKELETKIHNGERELTVLIDGDYITVDNEPHVILIFRNITLIKEHQEQIAFLAYHDALTELPNRRFFYERLAAAIAEAARKEHQLAVVLIDLDEFKETNDRFGHDAGDALLRHTAGLIKESVGGRGMVARLGGDEFVLFISPLPSAACIHEIIPEIEERFASRSLRYGNEQLFAKLSMGISIYPQDGLDGDSLLNSADKAMYKLKRERKLRKHNMDQLPQSQSTL is encoded by the coding sequence TTGAGTCTGTCGGAAGTATTAGTTTCACTGGGCGCTTACTTGCTCCCGATGCTTTTATTTTTCTATATGGGTCTGGATGTGCTGTACCGCAATCCGAAGAAGATTGAGCATCAGCTCGTCAGTCTTATTATCGCTTGTTATTTTATTATGTTTATGGAGGAGTATGTCCGGTTCCTGCTTCCCATTGAATACAGCCCAGCTCTTACAGCGTTGTGGTTTTCTAACGTTGGCATCGCCATACCTGGAATTGGCGTACATTTCATCTCCAAATTTTCCGGCATGGACAAGCGGCTTCCGCGTTGGATTTATCCCTATATTTTCTACATCCCACTGCTGATTATTCCCTTCAACATTTTAAGCAACCAAAAATACATTTCCTCCCAAGAGTTCGTTCAAGTTGGCATTTGGAAATATCCCGTATACAATTTCCCTTATTTCGCCGCCATGACGGGCAGCATTCTGATTGCCATAGTCTATCTGGTTTTTCTACTGCTTGGTCAAGCCCGGGTTAGAGCTTCTCAGGATCACGAACGGGAGCCTATTTATCGGCTAATGATTGCCGGCACCATTATTACGATGCTTTGGGTTGGTTTTTTTGGCTATTTTCAATTCGAAAATACACTGCCCCCTTACTCTTATTTATACGGCGGTCTTGTCTGGTGCTTTATGCTGCGGCTCGCGATGCAAAGATTCGAGTTTCTCAATTCCAATAAACAGCGATATGAGCGGCTATTCAATTTAAATCCAGCCGCGATTTTGCTCGTCGAGAGCTCCGGCACCATTAAGGAAGCCAATCCAAGCGCAAAGCAGCTGTTTGACCATTTGCAGCTGGAGCATGCTGGACTCGATGCGCTAGCTAGTGCCGAGCTGAAAAAACGGCTCAGAAACCAGCTGGAAATTAAAGAGCTGGAGACGAAAATTCATAATGGAGAAAGAGAACTCACGGTGCTCATAGATGGGGATTATATAACGGTAGATAATGAACCGCATGTCATTCTTATTTTCCGCAATATTACGCTGATCAAGGAGCATCAAGAGCAGATTGCCTTTCTCGCCTACCATGATGCGCTGACCGAATTGCCCAACCGCCGCTTCTTCTATGAAAGGCTGGCGGCTGCCATTGCCGAAGCTGCGCGGAAGGAGCATCAGCTCGCTGTCGTGCTGATTGACCTGGATGAATTTAAAGAAACGAATGACCGCTTCGGGCATGATGCAGGCGATGCTCTGCTGCGGCATACGGCTGGACTTATCAAAGAAAGCGTCGGCGGCCGAGGCATGGTAGCAAGGCTGGGCGGGGACGAATTCGTCCTATTTATAAGCCCGCTCCCTTCTGCCGCTTGCATTCACGAGATTATTCCTGAAATAGAGGAGCGTTTTGCAAGCCGCTCGCTGCGTTATGGCAATGAGCAATTGTTTGCGAAGCTCAGTATGGGGATCAGTATTTATCCGCAGGACGGACTAGATGGGGATTCCTTGCTGAACAGTGCAGATAAAGCGATGTACAAGCTTAAGCGCGAACGAAAGCTGCGGAAGCACAATATGGACCAGCTCCCGCAGTCGCAGTCGACTCTTTAG
- a CDS encoding aldo/keto reductase yields MTAQHLQDTVTLHNGIKMPWFGLGVFKVEDGEEVVSSVKAAIKNGYRSIDTAAVYQNEEGVGQAIKEAIEQYGVSREDLFITSKVWNSDLGYESAIAAYETSLAKLGLEYLDLYLIHWPKPGRYKEAWRALETLYKEGRVKAIGVSNFHVHHLQDVLADAEIVPMVNQIELHPRLTQQEIRSFASEHGIVIEAWSPLMQGKLLDEPVLKALADKHGKSTAQVILRWDLQNGIITIPKSIKENRIIENAAIFDFELSTEEMAQIDGLNQNVRVGSDPDNFNF; encoded by the coding sequence ATGACAGCACAACATTTGCAGGATACGGTCACGCTTCATAACGGCATCAAAATGCCTTGGTTCGGACTTGGCGTATTTAAAGTAGAAGACGGCGAGGAAGTCGTCAGCTCGGTAAAAGCCGCGATCAAAAATGGCTACCGCAGCATCGATACCGCTGCCGTATATCAGAACGAAGAAGGCGTGGGCCAAGCAATCAAAGAAGCGATTGAACAGTATGGGGTTTCCCGTGAAGATTTGTTTATTACTTCCAAAGTATGGAATTCCGATCTTGGCTATGAGTCGGCAATTGCCGCATATGAGACTAGCCTTGCAAAGCTAGGATTGGAGTATTTGGACCTTTATTTAATCCACTGGCCTAAGCCGGGCAGATATAAAGAAGCTTGGCGTGCGCTCGAAACCTTGTATAAAGAAGGCCGCGTGAAAGCAATCGGCGTCAGCAACTTCCATGTCCATCATCTGCAAGATGTGCTGGCGGACGCAGAAATTGTGCCGATGGTCAATCAAATCGAGCTTCACCCCCGCCTGACGCAGCAGGAGATCAGAAGTTTCGCAAGCGAGCATGGTATCGTTATTGAAGCTTGGTCACCGCTCATGCAGGGAAAATTGCTCGATGAGCCTGTGCTGAAAGCCCTTGCCGACAAGCATGGCAAATCGACGGCTCAAGTCATTTTGCGTTGGGATTTGCAAAATGGCATCATCACCATCCCTAAATCGATTAAAGAAAATCGGATTATTGAAAATGCCGCCATCTTCGACTTCGAGCTTTCCACAGAAGAAATGGCACAAATCGACGGCTTGAATCAAAATGTGCGCGTAGGTTCAGATCCGGACAACTTCAATTTCTAA
- the rlmN gene encoding 23S rRNA (adenine(2503)-C(2))-methyltransferase RlmN, with translation MMKPSIYGLTFEQLTAWLLEFGHKKFRTTQVWEYLYRKRVTSFEEMTDVNPECLKVLEEHFAIQTLAEHTLQESADGTRKFLFKLSDGNLIETVLMRHKFGLSVCVTTQVGCNIGCSFCASGLLAKSRDLTSGEIVEQVMKAQLYLDKEQQGDRVSHLVVMGIGEPFDNYTNLVDFLQVIKDHKGLAIGPRHITVSTSGLTKKIMDFADNDLGVNLAISLHAPNNELRTRIMKINRALPIEKLMEAIDYYLAKTKRRITLEYILLKDMNDQVEHALELVELVADRGSLVNVNLIPYNPVDEHSQYQRSEPESIRAFYDTIKKNGLSCSVRLEHGTDIDAACGQLRSKQIKASKDQVPQESAAR, from the coding sequence ATGATGAAACCATCCATTTATGGATTAACCTTTGAGCAGCTAACCGCCTGGCTGCTGGAGTTTGGACATAAGAAGTTCCGCACGACGCAGGTGTGGGAGTATTTATACCGGAAACGGGTCACGTCCTTCGAGGAAATGACGGACGTGAATCCGGAATGCTTGAAGGTGCTCGAAGAGCATTTTGCTATTCAGACGCTCGCAGAGCACACGCTTCAGGAATCAGCTGATGGAACGCGCAAATTTCTGTTCAAGCTCAGCGACGGCAATCTGATCGAGACGGTGCTGATGCGGCATAAGTTTGGCTTATCCGTCTGTGTGACGACGCAGGTAGGCTGCAACATCGGCTGCAGCTTCTGTGCGAGCGGACTGCTGGCGAAGAGCCGCGACCTGACGAGCGGAGAAATTGTTGAGCAGGTGATGAAGGCGCAGCTGTATCTGGATAAGGAGCAGCAGGGCGACCGCGTCAGCCATCTGGTCGTAATGGGCATTGGCGAACCGTTCGACAACTATACGAATTTGGTCGATTTTCTGCAAGTGATCAAGGATCATAAGGGGCTGGCGATTGGCCCGCGGCATATTACCGTGTCAACAAGCGGTTTGACGAAGAAGATTATGGATTTCGCCGACAACGATCTTGGCGTCAATCTGGCGATTTCGCTGCATGCGCCGAATAATGAGCTGCGCACGCGCATTATGAAGATCAATCGCGCATTGCCGATTGAGAAGCTGATGGAAGCGATCGATTATTATTTGGCGAAGACGAAGCGGAGAATTACGCTCGAATATATTTTGCTCAAGGATATGAATGATCAGGTGGAGCATGCGCTTGAGCTAGTAGAGCTTGTTGCGGATAGAGGGTCGCTCGTGAATGTGAACCTCATTCCTTATAATCCGGTCGATGAGCATAGCCAATATCAGCGCAGCGAGCCGGAGTCGATCCGGGCGTTCTACGATACGATTAAGAAAAATGGCCTTAGCTGCAGCGTGCGTCTGGAGCATGGCACGGATATTGACGCAGCCTGCGGACAGCTTCGCAGCAAGCAGATCAAGGCGTCCAAGGATCAAGTGCCGCAGGAAAGCGCGGCGAGATAG
- the greA gene encoding transcription elongation factor GreA has protein sequence MSKDREEIILTQEGLAQLEAELDDLKYVKRKELAARIKLAISYGDLKENSEYHSAKNDQSFMETRIIILEKMLKKARVIDVEALDTSRVNIGFTVILNDVEFAEKLEYKIVGTEEADVASNKISYESPLGKELMGKVVGSIISVNAPMGIIKYELLEIKA, from the coding sequence ATGTCGAAAGATAGAGAAGAAATTATATTAACGCAAGAGGGGCTTGCCCAGTTGGAAGCGGAGCTTGACGATCTCAAATATGTGAAGCGCAAGGAGCTCGCAGCCCGGATCAAGCTGGCAATCAGCTACGGCGATTTGAAGGAAAACAGCGAATACCATTCAGCTAAAAACGACCAGTCTTTCATGGAAACCCGAATTATTATTTTGGAAAAAATGCTCAAGAAGGCACGCGTCATTGACGTGGAAGCGCTAGATACGAGCCGGGTCAACATTGGCTTTACCGTTATTTTGAACGATGTGGAGTTCGCGGAGAAGCTGGAATACAAAATCGTCGGCACAGAAGAGGCTGACGTTGCAAGCAATAAAATATCCTACGAAAGCCCGCTCGGCAAAGAGCTGATGGGCAAAGTAGTAGGAAGCATTATTAGCGTGAACGCGCCAATGGGCATCATTAAATACGAGCTGCTCGAAATTAAGGCGTAA
- a CDS encoding bifunctional GNAT family N-acetyltransferase/carbon-nitrogen hydrolase family protein → MTADPIAQFEKKMIIRNIETADIDQIIALQLICFPNMSPWKKVQLESHLRIFPEGQICVELDGEIIGSCSSLIVNFDDYLEQHTYSEITDKGFIRNHNARGESLYGMEVMVHPDYRRMKIGRRLYEARKRLAEKLNLKSIIVGGRIPGYHKYSDKLTPREYAEEVLQQNIYDSVLTFQMMNGFTLKRILTNYLPDDDDSMSYASLLEWNNIDYKPSSSKIHYKLSFPVRICVVQYMMKKIDSFEEFATQCEHYVDVAADYKSDFVVFPENVTMQLLSFLDDDRSPSLAVRKLTTFTAEYVELFTELAVKYNVNIIGGSHFVERNNRIYNVGHLFRRDGTIEQQYKLHISPNERKWWGINGGDRLEVFDTDCGKISIQLSSDIEYPELSRAVAEAGAQLIFVPFCAEDRQTFLRVKYCAQARAIENQVFTVTSGTVGNLTHVDNVDIQYAQSGVYTPADSTFPRDGIAGECSENTETIIMVEVDMEILQRYRKSKDVLTFRDRRTDIYSLQIHS, encoded by the coding sequence ATGACAGCCGATCCGATTGCTCAATTTGAGAAGAAGATGATCATCCGCAATATAGAAACGGCAGATATCGACCAGATTATTGCTCTGCAGCTCATTTGCTTTCCTAATATGTCCCCGTGGAAAAAAGTTCAGCTTGAAAGCCATCTTCGCATTTTTCCAGAAGGGCAAATTTGCGTGGAGCTGGATGGCGAAATTATTGGCTCCTGCTCCAGCCTCATCGTCAACTTTGATGACTATTTGGAGCAGCATACGTATTCGGAAATTACGGATAAAGGCTTTATCCGCAACCATAACGCGCGTGGCGAGAGCCTGTACGGGATGGAGGTTATGGTGCACCCCGATTACCGGAGGATGAAAATCGGCAGACGGCTGTATGAAGCGCGCAAGCGGCTGGCCGAGAAGCTTAATTTAAAAAGCATTATCGTCGGGGGACGCATTCCCGGCTATCACAAATACAGCGACAAGCTGACGCCGCGGGAATATGCGGAGGAAGTGCTGCAGCAGAACATTTATGATTCGGTGCTGACATTCCAAATGATGAACGGCTTTACGCTTAAGCGGATTTTGACGAACTATTTGCCTGATGATGACGATTCGATGAGCTATGCCTCCTTGCTGGAATGGAACAATATCGACTATAAGCCGAGCAGCAGCAAAATCCATTATAAGCTCTCGTTTCCGGTGCGCATTTGCGTCGTGCAATATATGATGAAAAAAATCGACTCCTTCGAGGAGTTTGCGACGCAGTGCGAGCATTACGTCGATGTCGCGGCCGATTATAAATCAGATTTTGTCGTGTTTCCGGAAAATGTGACGATGCAGCTGCTCTCCTTCCTCGATGATGACCGATCGCCCAGCCTTGCGGTGCGCAAGCTGACGACATTCACAGCGGAATACGTGGAGCTGTTTACGGAGCTTGCCGTTAAATACAATGTAAATATTATCGGAGGCTCGCATTTTGTAGAGCGGAATAACCGCATTTACAATGTAGGGCATTTATTCCGCCGTGATGGAACGATCGAGCAGCAGTACAAGCTGCATATTTCGCCAAATGAACGCAAATGGTGGGGCATTAACGGCGGAGACCGGCTGGAGGTATTCGATACCGACTGCGGCAAAATTTCCATTCAGCTGAGCAGCGACATTGAATATCCCGAGCTGTCGCGCGCAGTGGCGGAAGCTGGTGCGCAGCTGATTTTCGTTCCTTTTTGCGCAGAGGATCGCCAGACTTTTCTGCGGGTTAAATATTGCGCGCAGGCGCGGGCGATCGAAAACCAGGTGTTTACGGTCACCTCGGGAACGGTCGGAAATTTGACGCATGTGGACAATGTCGATATTCAATATGCGCAGTCTGGTGTATATACGCCAGCTGATTCCACATTCCCGCGTGACGGCATTGCCGGAGAGTGCAGCGAAAATACAGAGACGATTATCATGGTCGAAGTCGACATGGAAATTTTGCAGCGCTACCGCAAGTCCAAGGATGTGCTGACGTTCCGCGATCGCAGAACGGATATCTATTCCTTGCAAATTCATTCGTAG
- a CDS encoding carbon-nitrogen hydrolase family protein: MRPFLVAAVQYSLTGITAEEAFWQKITATIQEAAGRGADLIVFPEYMTAHLLGFTEEMDHEAACRYLDSYTEDYMALMQKNSRELGLMILGGTHICKEDGKFYNKAFLFFPDGRIETQSKLHLTPEEQTRWPLAAGDSLNIVETSWGKLAMLTCYDIEFPELARLAADQGAELLLCPSYTDTSFGYYRVRLCAQARAIENQLFVVLSGIVGELGEDRPQVDRGYCQAGLFTPCDVPFAEDGILETGELNQDMFVMAELDFSMLRTNREQGLVAPFYDRRPDLYKQQENRLLREC, from the coding sequence ATGAGGCCATTTTTGGTTGCAGCTGTGCAATATAGCTTGACGGGCATTACGGCCGAGGAAGCATTTTGGCAAAAAATCACGGCTACCATCCAAGAGGCCGCAGGACGGGGGGCGGATCTTATCGTGTTTCCCGAATACATGACTGCACATTTGCTGGGCTTTACGGAGGAAATGGATCATGAGGCAGCCTGCCGTTACTTAGACAGCTACACCGAGGATTATATGGCCTTGATGCAAAAAAACAGCCGCGAGCTGGGCTTGATGATTTTGGGAGGCACCCATATTTGCAAGGAAGATGGGAAGTTTTACAACAAAGCCTTCCTGTTCTTCCCGGATGGGCGGATAGAGACGCAAAGCAAGCTGCATCTCACGCCTGAAGAGCAGACACGCTGGCCGCTGGCGGCAGGGGACAGCCTCAATATTGTGGAAACAAGCTGGGGCAAGCTGGCGATGCTGACCTGCTACGATATCGAGTTTCCCGAGCTGGCTAGGCTTGCTGCCGATCAAGGCGCCGAGCTGCTGTTATGTCCGTCTTATACGGACACCTCCTTCGGCTATTACAGGGTGCGCCTTTGCGCGCAGGCGCGGGCGATTGAAAACCAGCTGTTCGTTGTGCTCAGCGGTATCGTTGGGGAGCTGGGCGAGGATCGTCCGCAGGTCGACCGCGGCTATTGCCAGGCGGGGCTGTTCACGCCCTGCGATGTTCCTTTTGCCGAGGATGGCATATTGGAGACGGGCGAGTTGAACCAGGACATGTTCGTCATGGCCGAGCTGGATTTTTCCATGCTGCGCACAAATCGGGAGCAGGGTCTGGTCGCTCCTTTTTATGACCGACGTCCTGACCTTTATAAACAACAAGAAAATAGGCTGCTGAGGGAGTGCTGA
- the speD gene encoding adenosylmethionine decarboxylase, producing the protein MEYSTYGRHVAMDAWGIAFEHLNAADLLSQQMVQAAEASGATILSVQAEQFEPQGATVLVMLSESHMSIHTYPEKGFAALDCYTCGDTVDPHVAIQAMLVFLQPEETAEVKITRGMGELVINRFPLANRAVFDEAIPASVLGSEQEEGKMKP; encoded by the coding sequence ATGGAATATTCAACGTATGGCCGCCATGTGGCAATGGACGCTTGGGGCATTGCATTCGAGCATTTGAACGCCGCTGATCTTTTGAGTCAGCAGATGGTACAAGCAGCAGAGGCGAGCGGCGCGACGATTTTATCCGTACAAGCGGAGCAGTTCGAGCCACAGGGGGCGACAGTGCTCGTCATGCTGTCGGAAAGCCATATGTCGATCCATACGTATCCCGAGAAGGGCTTTGCTGCGCTTGACTGCTACACCTGTGGCGATACCGTCGATCCTCATGTCGCGATTCAGGCGATGCTCGTGTTTCTTCAACCCGAGGAAACAGCTGAGGTGAAAATAACGAGGGGCATGGGCGAGCTCGTTATTAACCGTTTCCCGCTTGCGAATCGCGCGGTGTTTGACGAAGCAATTCCAGCATCGGTCCTTGGGAGCGAGCAAGAGGAAGGGAAAATGAAGCCGTAG
- a CDS encoding DUF2157 domain-containing protein produces MLRINMIRMGFLMGIALLLAAIFYLFAANWSGLSSSHKMLTSGGFVLFFYVLSFGFSRCRLPLGLSAYLSGILLLAGCIAFGAAAALADQIYNLHQPPYVICLLSTLPSLLLAWITRYKPLYVLTYILAHFTLYFLFDYRLFTPNVEMNTLLADSAFVAFNLALFLLAQTKRLASEIVRLASFVMLHISLLNLAGAFGHAGLSLFMNVLDIAVIAACFYYFMRIRLDKTMLTLTALAASAYTVAKFIRFSLETESVFRFVLGILFVIALLTANVLFFRYMNKLGNKTTAAERTTEGVKESALKAAQQPVNTTAQKTADHHLLGSIVSTVITIVGIIIGSISVIGLVVLLTDENGPLKTQYALYALSLLFIVPMLLLPRVNAVVRYTVFTVGFAMGLVSIAWIGKAPLSVIFLAIAVISWLRLQGRIQHLITYMLMNIAAAIVLYQLLQNMHDAYSIIIISLTALNAAVYGSSFAGLSGERRAHMREGSLLFSYIFLLWMTSLDPVFAYSVALFNVLAFVLLTVAVFLFIKREQTLETAGSFFFWLLFLTIKYYDYLWTLLNKSVTLALLGIVALGLSYWFASRLLKSGGHYEGSDKPGFFIGKKVWLIAIVVLLQLGFISYETAANERIPSANNHATALAAPANDAVAAATISDSRFSDSYTG; encoded by the coding sequence ATGCTGCGTATAAACATGATAAGAATGGGCTTCCTGATGGGCATTGCATTGCTGCTTGCGGCTATTTTCTATTTATTCGCTGCGAATTGGAGCGGACTCAGCAGCTCTCACAAAATGCTGACCTCCGGCGGATTCGTTTTATTTTTCTATGTGCTGTCTTTCGGCTTCTCCCGGTGCAGGCTTCCGCTTGGCTTGTCCGCTTATCTGAGCGGCATCCTCCTCCTCGCAGGCTGCATCGCCTTTGGAGCAGCTGCAGCGCTTGCTGACCAAATATATAATCTGCATCAGCCTCCTTACGTCATTTGTCTCCTTTCAACTCTGCCGAGCCTGCTGCTCGCTTGGATAACGCGATACAAGCCGCTATATGTGCTGACTTATATACTGGCGCATTTCACGCTGTATTTTTTATTTGATTATCGTTTGTTTACGCCTAATGTGGAGATGAATACCCTGCTGGCCGATTCCGCTTTTGTGGCGTTCAATCTAGCTCTGTTCCTGCTGGCACAGACTAAGCGGCTTGCTTCTGAAATCGTTCGTCTGGCAAGCTTTGTGATGCTGCATATTTCGCTGCTCAACCTCGCTGGCGCCTTTGGCCATGCCGGCCTATCGCTCTTCATGAATGTTTTGGATATCGCCGTCATTGCGGCCTGCTTCTATTACTTCATGCGCATTCGGCTTGATAAAACGATGCTGACTCTTACCGCACTTGCTGCATCCGCTTATACGGTGGCAAAATTCATCCGTTTCTCGCTGGAGACCGAGTCCGTCTTCCGTTTCGTGCTAGGCATCTTGTTCGTTATCGCACTGCTTACGGCAAACGTGCTGTTTTTCCGCTACATGAACAAGTTAGGCAATAAAACCACTGCTGCCGAGAGAACGACGGAGGGGGTTAAAGAGTCTGCTTTGAAAGCTGCCCAGCAGCCCGTGAATACTACAGCACAAAAGACCGCTGACCACCATCTGCTGGGCAGCATCGTCTCAACAGTTATTACGATTGTGGGCATCATTATCGGCAGCATTTCTGTTATTGGCCTTGTCGTGCTGCTAACGGATGAGAACGGGCCGCTGAAGACGCAATATGCCCTTTATGCCTTATCGCTGCTGTTCATCGTGCCGATGCTTTTGCTGCCACGCGTTAATGCGGTCGTTCGCTACACGGTGTTTACAGTTGGCTTCGCCATGGGGCTCGTGTCCATCGCCTGGATCGGGAAAGCGCCGCTGAGCGTCATTTTCTTGGCTATTGCCGTCATCAGCTGGCTTCGCCTCCAAGGACGGATACAGCATTTGATCACCTATATGCTGATGAATATTGCCGCTGCGATTGTGCTTTATCAGCTATTACAAAACATGCACGATGCTTATTCCATCATCATCATTTCCTTGACCGCGCTAAATGCAGCGGTATACGGCAGCTCATTCGCTGGTTTGAGCGGCGAGCGGCGGGCCCATATGAGGGAGGGCAGCCTGCTGTTCAGCTATATTTTTCTCTTATGGATGACATCGCTGGACCCGGTATTTGCTTATTCAGTAGCGCTGTTTAATGTGCTAGCCTTCGTTCTGCTGACGGTTGCGGTATTCCTGTTCATCAAGCGTGAGCAAACGCTGGAAACAGCGGGAAGCTTCTTCTTCTGGCTCCTCTTTCTCACAATCAAATATTACGATTATTTGTGGACGCTGCTGAACAAATCGGTCACGCTTGCGCTGCTTGGCATTGTCGCACTCGGGCTGTCCTATTGGTTCGCAAGCCGCCTATTGAAGAGTGGGGGCCACTATGAGGGAAGCGATAAACCTGGCTTTTTCATTGGAAAAAAGGTTTGGCTCATCGCCATTGTCGTGCTGCTGCAGCTAGGTTTTATCAGCTATGAGACAGCTGCCAACGAGCGGATACCTAGCGCCAATAACCATGCGACAGCTCTTGCCGCTCCGGCCAACGATGCGGTTGCCGCCGCTACTATTTCCGACTCCCGGTTTAGTGATAGCTACACTGGCTGA